In Candidatus Nitronauta litoralis, one DNA window encodes the following:
- a CDS encoding lytic transglycosylase domain-containing protein: protein MTALLAVAVSFAFVGKGVPYQGVSPVARAVIGYEEIVVAKVEKEKKQARLLYESGVKERIGKVISGYQTGFKDPENVQQIIFDESVKYGFDPLFLTAVIVTESSFNKRAKSSRGALGLMQIRPATARGLVGEVDATGDEPLSLYDPEQNVALGAYYLSKLIARFGDLKLALEAYNHGPSRLGRILRKGKRPTRYSSKVLRLYKEFRSQSI from the coding sequence ATGACAGCGCTATTGGCTGTTGCCGTTTCGTTTGCATTTGTTGGGAAGGGGGTGCCTTATCAGGGGGTATCGCCAGTTGCCCGGGCGGTGATTGGATATGAAGAGATAGTTGTCGCAAAAGTTGAAAAGGAAAAAAAGCAGGCCCGTCTGCTGTATGAAAGTGGCGTTAAGGAACGGATTGGGAAAGTAATCTCTGGCTACCAGACGGGGTTCAAGGATCCTGAAAATGTTCAACAGATCATTTTCGACGAATCGGTTAAGTATGGGTTCGATCCCCTGTTTCTGACGGCTGTGATCGTAACTGAAAGCTCATTCAATAAGCGGGCGAAATCTTCACGTGGTGCCCTTGGTTTGATGCAGATTCGACCCGCTACGGCCAGAGGGCTGGTTGGCGAAGTCGATGCCACCGGAGACGAGCCTTTGTCCCTTTATGATCCGGAGCAAAATGTTGCTTTGGGTGCCTATTATCTGAGCAAGTTGATCGCACGGTTTGGAGACTTGAAACTGGCTCTTGAAGCCTACAATCACGGTCCCTCCCGTCTAGGTCGTATTCTTCGTAAAGGGAAACGCCCAACGCGTTATTCCAGCAAGGTACTTCGACTTTACAAAGAGTTTCGTTCACAATCGATCTAA
- a CDS encoding HU family DNA-binding protein — MTKDDLIIAVTKAVKDDSVSKRLAGDIIDATFEAIGKSIKKEKRFAYPGFGTFTVRTRKARKGRNPQTGEEIKIKASKTVGFKPAPALKNSL, encoded by the coding sequence TTGACTAAGGACGATTTGATCATTGCCGTTACTAAGGCTGTAAAGGATGACTCGGTAAGTAAGCGCCTGGCTGGAGACATTATCGACGCGACGTTTGAAGCTATTGGAAAATCAATTAAGAAGGAAAAACGGTTTGCGTATCCTGGATTTGGTACCTTCACCGTCAGAACAAGAAAAGCCCGCAAAGGCCGGAACCCTCAGACAGGGGAAGAAATCAAAATCAAAGCCAGTAAAACTGTAGGTTTTAAACCAGCGCCCGCACTGAAAAATTCGTTGTAA
- the def gene encoding peptide deformylase yields the protein MSLLEIARLGNPILRQHARPVDLEKLKGQPDAELQEFIDDLIETMHHEGGVGIAAPQVGESVQIVIAEYLGNERYPDQDDIPLTVLVNPVITRLGGNPQSFWEGCLSLNDLRGLVTRPDEVTVEAFDRFGEPMTIEAKGFYAIVLQHEIDHLQGKVFLDRMTDLTKLSYGKEFETYWLEADKQPAEI from the coding sequence ATGTCTTTATTAGAGATAGCCCGATTGGGCAACCCAATTTTGAGGCAGCATGCCCGGCCGGTTGATCTTGAAAAATTAAAGGGTCAACCCGATGCTGAGCTTCAAGAATTTATAGACGATCTTATCGAAACCATGCATCACGAAGGTGGAGTTGGGATCGCAGCACCACAGGTTGGAGAGTCTGTTCAAATTGTCATCGCAGAATATCTGGGTAACGAACGGTACCCGGATCAGGATGATATTCCTCTGACCGTTCTGGTTAATCCCGTGATCACCAGGCTGGGTGGAAATCCGCAATCTTTCTGGGAAGGCTGCCTGAGTTTGAATGATTTGCGTGGGCTGGTCACTCGACCTGATGAAGTGACAGTAGAAGCGTTTGATCGCTTTGGAGAACCCATGACAATCGAAGCCAAAGGGTTTTACGCCATCGTACTTCAGCATGAGATTGATCACTTGCAGGGAAAGGTGTTTCTTGACCGTATGACCGATTTGACCAAGCTTTCCTATGGGAAAGAATTTGAAACCTACTGGCTGGAAGCAGACAAGCAACCTGCTGAAATATAG